The following coding sequences are from one Prochlorococcus sp. MIT 1314 window:
- a CDS encoding uracil phosphoribosyltransferase: protein MAMSLKVIVPPHPLIKHWLSILREKNTPNILYSTGYEQLGKWLTYEALRNWLPYKKEIVNTDNGDVDGFFINNDYPIKVLAMLPEGLSLWFGSKEVIPNSTLSLGELPKSIDSNEGVIFYSEQITKTSATLETLIKLKKLGVDSNRILLITAICSNKGLNEIARLFPNQVIYTSCIDEEDENTKLLVPGIGNPLLRLSTIFQDKN from the coding sequence ATGGCAATGTCACTAAAGGTTATTGTTCCTCCTCATCCATTAATAAAACATTGGCTTTCAATATTGCGAGAAAAAAATACTCCAAATATTTTGTACTCAACAGGATATGAACAATTAGGAAAATGGCTTACATATGAAGCATTACGTAATTGGCTGCCATATAAAAAAGAAATAGTAAATACTGATAATGGTGACGTAGATGGATTCTTTATTAATAATGATTATCCAATAAAAGTGCTCGCAATGTTGCCCGAAGGGTTATCTCTTTGGTTTGGATCTAAAGAAGTAATTCCTAATTCGACACTTTCATTGGGAGAACTACCTAAGAGTATTGACTCAAATGAAGGAGTTATATTTTATTCTGAACAAATAACGAAAACATCAGCGACATTAGAAACTTTAATTAAATTAAAGAAATTAGGTGTTGATTCCAATAGGATTTTGTTAATAACTGCTATTTGCTCAAATAAAGGGTTAAATGAAATTGCGAGGTTATTCCCTAATCAGGTAATCTACACCTCTTGCATAGATGAGGAAGATGAAAACACAAAATTATTGGTACCTGGTATTGGGAATCCTTTATTGCGTTTGAGTACTATATTTCAAGATAAGAACTAA
- a CDS encoding pentapeptide repeat-containing protein — protein MIKSIVYPSLKNAFITLLLVGILFFNSANSAWAKRPPEIRNQQDLNLEPDMHGQDLSGNEYVKFDLNGFDFSESNLEGAVFNNSKLQNSKFTGANLRDALAYATDFTDADLSDVNFTNALLMESNFEGAKIDGADFTDAVLSRTQQKQLCSIANGTNSSTGESTEYSLGC, from the coding sequence ATGATTAAATCAATTGTTTACCCCTCACTAAAGAATGCATTTATTACTTTGTTATTAGTTGGGATTTTATTTTTTAATTCTGCAAATTCTGCATGGGCTAAAAGACCTCCTGAGATTAGAAACCAACAAGACCTTAATTTAGAGCCAGATATGCATGGTCAAGATTTAAGCGGTAACGAATACGTTAAGTTTGATTTGAATGGGTTTGATTTCAGTGAAAGTAATTTAGAAGGCGCGGTATTCAATAATAGTAAATTGCAAAACTCAAAGTTTACTGGAGCCAATTTAAGAGATGCACTAGCTTATGCAACAGACTTTACAGATGCAGATCTTTCGGATGTTAATTTTACAAATGCTTTATTAATGGAGAGTAATTTTGAAGGAGCAAAAATAGATGGTGCAGATTTTACTGACGCTGTTCTTAGTCGTACACAACAAAAACAATTATGTTCGATTGCTAATGGCACAAATAGTTCTACAGGAGAGAGTACAGAATATAGCCTAGGTTGTTAA
- a CDS encoding GTP-binding protein gives MKKKIPVIVVSGFLGSGKTTFLRYLLRESNIKFGLIINEFGDVGIDGDLIKSCDKCDETEEECVIELNNGCLCCTVQDDFVPSIKALLEFNPPIESIIIETSGLALPIPLIQALNWPEIRSSIYLDVVVGIVNGESMLNGSPINDLNKIAKQYNDTDKIDHNASIEELFEEQLEVSDIVLVSRSDILNDHQFDVVKNKIQGSLNSSTPVLKSKNGKIDLNYLFDFNFKKDTYKEFLTEEHDHNHVELVSDSIKLNYFLEKNDFEKEMSKILDELDILRIKGRIWIPNKSLPLQIQIVGKKINTWFEEAPDNCWRPNDNAGLELVIISFDEKSIKILNKKIKEKFKILSYPNIAI, from the coding sequence ATGAAAAAAAAAATACCAGTAATAGTTGTTTCCGGTTTTCTTGGTTCAGGTAAAACAACTTTTCTTAGATATTTGTTAAGGGAGAGTAATATAAAATTCGGTTTAATAATCAATGAATTTGGTGATGTTGGAATTGATGGTGATTTGATTAAAAGTTGCGATAAATGTGATGAAACTGAAGAAGAATGCGTAATCGAATTAAATAATGGATGTTTATGTTGTACTGTTCAAGATGATTTTGTTCCATCAATAAAAGCTCTTCTCGAATTTAATCCTCCTATTGAATCAATAATTATCGAAACAAGTGGATTAGCACTACCAATTCCCTTAATTCAAGCACTTAACTGGCCTGAAATCAGGTCTTCCATCTACCTTGATGTTGTAGTTGGTATCGTTAATGGAGAGTCAATGCTTAATGGTTCACCAATTAATGATCTAAATAAAATAGCAAAACAATATAATGATACAGATAAAATTGATCACAACGCCTCTATTGAAGAACTTTTTGAGGAACAACTTGAAGTCTCTGATATCGTTTTAGTCTCTAGATCAGATATCTTAAATGATCATCAGTTTGATGTTGTAAAAAATAAAATCCAAGGAAGTCTAAACTCATCCACACCAGTCCTTAAATCCAAGAATGGCAAAATTGATTTAAATTATCTATTTGATTTTAATTTTAAAAAAGATACTTATAAAGAATTTTTAACCGAAGAACATGACCATAATCATGTTGAGCTTGTATCAGATTCAATTAAATTAAATTATTTCCTTGAAAAAAATGACTTTGAAAAAGAGATGTCAAAGATCTTGGATGAATTAGACATTCTTCGAATAAAAGGACGTATTTGGATACCAAACAAATCATTGCCTTTACAAATCCAAATAGTTGGAAAAAAAATTAATACTTGGTTTGAAGAAGCTCCAGACAATTGTTGGAGACCAAATGATAATGCTGGACTTGAATTAGTAATAATTTCCTTTGATGAGAAATCGATAAAAATTTTGAATAAAAAAATTAAAGAGAAATTTAAGATTTTAAGTTACCCAAATATAGCAATTTGA
- the purS gene encoding phosphoribosylformylglycinamidine synthase subunit PurS: MDQFAVKVFVRLRPSVLDPAGEATKSASIKLGAEGIKSLRIGKLIEVKIEGNGENEVREKIDLLCDRLFANTVIEDYEYLLEKL; this comes from the coding sequence TTGGACCAATTTGCTGTAAAAGTTTTTGTAAGACTAAGACCTTCAGTTTTAGATCCGGCAGGGGAAGCTACCAAATCTGCTTCTATAAAACTTGGAGCCGAGGGGATAAAATCATTACGTATAGGAAAATTGATTGAAGTAAAAATAGAAGGTAATGGTGAAAATGAAGTAAGAGAAAAAATTGATTTATTGTGTGATAGGTTATTCGCAAATACTGTTATTGAAGATTATGAGTATTTACTAGAAAAATTATAA
- the purQ gene encoding phosphoribosylformylglycinamidine synthase subunit PurQ, whose product MDNFTVGVVVFPGSNCDRDVSWALEGCLDIRTKYLWHESSDLSDLDAIVLPGGFSYGDYLRCGAIARFSPLINALDEFVKSGKRVLGICNGFQILTESGFLPGALTANKNLNFICDDVELDIVSSKGDWFNNGGEKQTINLPIAHGEGRYHCDSDTLKKLVDNELIALRYKNNPNGSSFDIAGITNEKGNVLGLMPHPERACDETIGGTDGLFTLKSLILK is encoded by the coding sequence ATGGATAATTTTACTGTAGGAGTCGTTGTCTTCCCTGGATCTAATTGTGATCGTGATGTTTCATGGGCACTGGAAGGTTGTTTAGACATAAGAACAAAATACTTATGGCATGAGTCTTCAGATTTAAGCGATTTAGATGCAATAGTTTTACCTGGAGGATTTAGCTATGGTGATTATTTAAGATGCGGTGCAATTGCTAGATTCTCTCCATTAATAAATGCCTTGGATGAGTTTGTTAAAAGCGGAAAAAGAGTTTTAGGAATTTGTAATGGGTTTCAAATTTTGACAGAATCAGGCTTTTTGCCTGGTGCCCTTACTGCAAATAAAAACCTTAATTTCATCTGTGATGATGTTGAACTTGATATTGTTTCTTCAAAAGGAGATTGGTTTAATAATGGAGGTGAAAAACAAACTATTAATTTGCCAATAGCGCATGGTGAAGGAAGATATCATTGTGATTCTGATACTTTAAAAAAACTTGTAGATAATGAATTGATCGCCTTGAGATATAAAAATAATCCTAATGGGTCCTCATTCGATATCGCAGGCATAACTAATGAAAAGGGAAATGTTCTAGGTTTAATGCCTCATCCAGAGCGTGCATGTGACGAGACAATTGGTGGGACTGATGGTCTCTTTACATTAAAATCATTAATATTGAAATAA
- the fba gene encoding class II fructose-bisphosphate aldolase (catalyzes the reversible aldol condensation of dihydroxyacetonephosphate and glyceraldehyde 3-phosphate in the Calvin cycle, glycolysis, and/or gluconeogenesis) — protein sequence MALVPLRLLLDHAAENGYGIPAFNVNNLEQVQAIMEAAYETDSPVILQASRGARSYAGEIFLRHLILAATETYPNIPVVMHQDHGNEPSTCYSAAINGFTSVMMDGSLEADAKTPASYEYNVAVTKKVVDFAHSVGVSVEGELGCLGSLETGKGEAEDGHGFEGELSTDMLLTDPEEAADFVAKTKVDALAIAIGTSHGAYKFTRKPTGEVLAISRIAEIHKALPNTHLVMHGSSSVPQEWLDIINKYGGEIPQTYGVPVEEIQEGIRNGVRKVNIDTDNRLAFTAAVREAAFADKANFDPRHFNKPARKYMKQVCLDRYKQFWCEGQASKIKQNSTNYFADLYAKGDLDPKVKATV from the coding sequence ATGGCCCTCGTTCCACTAAGACTACTTTTAGATCACGCCGCTGAGAATGGTTACGGTATTCCAGCTTTCAATGTTAATAATCTTGAGCAAGTTCAAGCAATCATGGAAGCAGCATATGAAACTGATAGTCCTGTAATCCTTCAAGCTTCAAGAGGGGCAAGAAGTTATGCAGGAGAAATTTTCCTACGTCATCTAATTCTTGCTGCGACAGAAACATATCCTAATATTCCAGTAGTAATGCACCAAGACCATGGTAACGAGCCATCAACATGCTATTCAGCGGCAATAAATGGTTTCACATCAGTAATGATGGATGGTTCTCTAGAGGCAGATGCAAAAACACCTGCTAGTTACGAATATAATGTTGCAGTTACTAAAAAAGTAGTGGATTTTGCTCATTCAGTTGGAGTTAGTGTTGAAGGAGAATTGGGTTGCTTAGGTTCATTAGAGACAGGAAAAGGTGAGGCAGAAGATGGTCATGGATTTGAAGGTGAACTTTCTACCGATATGCTTTTAACTGATCCTGAAGAAGCTGCAGATTTTGTTGCCAAAACAAAAGTTGATGCTTTAGCTATTGCTATAGGTACAAGTCATGGTGCTTATAAATTCACAAGAAAACCTACAGGAGAAGTTCTTGCAATAAGCAGAATTGCTGAAATCCATAAAGCACTTCCAAATACACATCTTGTAATGCATGGATCTAGTTCAGTTCCTCAGGAATGGTTAGATATCATTAACAAATATGGTGGTGAAATCCCTCAAACATATGGTGTTCCTGTTGAAGAAATTCAAGAGGGTATAAGAAATGGAGTCAGAAAAGTTAACATTGATACCGATAACAGGCTTGCATTCACTGCCGCAGTTAGAGAGGCAGCATTTGCTGACAAGGCAAATTTCGACCCTAGACATTTCAACAAACCTGCCAGAAAATACATGAAGCAGGTTTGTCTTGATAGATACAAGCAGTTCTGGTGCGAAGGTCAAGCAAGTAAGATCAAGCAAAACAGCACCAATTACTTTGCTGATCTTTACGCTAAAGGTGATTTAGATCCTAAGGTAAAAGCTACTGTTTAA
- a CDS encoding class I fructose-bisphosphate aldolase, translating to MALNYYKNELKENAQLLASKGKGILAVDESTKTVGKRLAGIGVENTEDNRKAYRGMLFTTEGLGKYISGAILFEETLYQNHQDGESMVKKLNDLGIIPGIKVDKGLNPLPGGGDVETFCSGLDGLVERAAKYYEQGARFAKWRAVLQITNDGCPSKLSIQENAWGLARYARSVQESGLVPIIEPEILMDGDHTIEKTAEVQEEVIKQVYIACQTNGVFLEGTLLKPSMTVNGADCPTKADPMKVAEMTIRTMERCVPASVPGIVFLSGGLSEEAASVYLNNMNTLYRKALWNVSFSYGRALQHSCLKAWKGSDVEGGQKALIARAQANSEASKGAYVAGSQPSSDEQLFVAGYTY from the coding sequence ATGGCTTTAAATTATTACAAAAATGAGCTTAAAGAAAATGCTCAATTACTAGCTTCTAAAGGAAAAGGGATATTAGCGGTAGATGAATCCACTAAAACAGTAGGTAAAAGACTCGCTGGAATTGGTGTTGAGAATACTGAAGACAATAGGAAGGCATATAGAGGAATGCTTTTTACTACAGAAGGTCTTGGCAAATATATAAGTGGAGCAATCCTCTTCGAAGAAACTCTTTATCAGAATCACCAAGATGGTGAGTCAATGGTTAAGAAACTGAATGATTTAGGTATTATTCCAGGTATAAAGGTCGATAAAGGCCTAAATCCACTTCCAGGAGGAGGAGATGTAGAAACTTTTTGCTCTGGCCTAGATGGGTTAGTTGAAAGAGCAGCAAAATATTATGAACAAGGGGCAAGATTTGCAAAGTGGAGAGCAGTTCTGCAAATTACAAATGATGGTTGTCCTTCAAAACTATCAATTCAAGAGAATGCTTGGGGATTAGCAAGGTATGCAAGATCTGTTCAAGAATCTGGGTTGGTACCAATTATTGAACCTGAAATCTTAATGGACGGCGACCATACTATTGAAAAAACTGCTGAAGTCCAAGAAGAAGTAATAAAGCAGGTTTATATTGCCTGTCAAACAAATGGAGTATTTCTAGAAGGGACGCTATTAAAACCTTCTATGACCGTTAATGGAGCAGATTGTCCAACAAAGGCTGATCCAATGAAAGTTGCTGAAATGACAATTAGAACTATGGAAAGATGCGTTCCAGCATCTGTTCCTGGAATAGTTTTCTTATCAGGAGGATTAAGCGAAGAGGCTGCTTCTGTTTATTTAAATAACATGAACACTCTTTACAGGAAAGCTTTATGGAATGTTTCATTCTCCTATGGAAGAGCATTACAGCACTCATGCTTAAAGGCCTGGAAGGGAAGTGATGTAGAAGGAGGTCAGAAGGCGTTAATAGCAAGAGCGCAAGCAAACTCTGAAGCTTCTAAAGGGGCCTATGTAGCAGGATCTCAACCTTCATCTGATGAGCAATTATTTGTAGCAGGCTACACTTACTAA
- a CDS encoding Gfo/Idh/MocA family oxidoreductase, with product MNTKNKKLKIAIAGLGFGKKVHLEALKESDYLAPVAIYHYEKKQKSILEKETGLDFFHNWEDLVKSPEIDGIIIATPPESRFKLAKQALENNKNLLLEKPVSISTSEIEELQRISLINNLSVCVDFEYRAVPLFLQTKKLIDENILGDIYLVKLDWLMGSRSDPKRAWNWYSLEEKGGGVIGALGTHAFDMLNWFFGESIKVHGKLATSIKKRPLPNSSDSLNVTSEDICLANIEISNYKSNLIPCQVSLSSISKNGRGFSLEIYGSEGSLILKSENQKDYVHGFNLKYSNNENKIQNLTSDSSFNFEKTWTDGRIAPVLRIQNLWAESIFNQTPIIPGLCEGLASHKVCEAIRESSRSGLSIKI from the coding sequence ATGAATACTAAAAATAAAAAATTAAAAATAGCCATCGCTGGACTAGGTTTTGGGAAAAAAGTTCATTTAGAGGCATTAAAAGAGTCTGATTATTTAGCACCTGTAGCTATTTATCACTATGAGAAAAAGCAAAAATCAATTTTAGAAAAAGAGACGGGTTTAGATTTTTTTCATAATTGGGAAGACTTAGTTAAATCTCCTGAAATTGATGGAATTATTATTGCTACCCCTCCTGAATCAAGATTTAAATTAGCAAAACAGGCTCTTGAGAATAATAAAAATTTGCTATTAGAAAAACCCGTTTCAATATCGACCTCTGAAATTGAAGAGCTTCAGAGAATATCTTTGATTAACAACTTAAGCGTATGTGTTGATTTCGAATATAGAGCAGTACCCCTTTTCCTTCAGACAAAAAAACTTATTGATGAAAATATCTTAGGAGATATATATTTAGTCAAATTAGATTGGTTAATGGGCAGTAGATCTGATCCTAAAAGAGCTTGGAATTGGTATTCTTTGGAAGAAAAAGGTGGAGGAGTGATTGGCGCATTAGGTACTCACGCATTCGATATGTTGAATTGGTTTTTTGGAGAATCAATAAAAGTACATGGCAAGTTAGCAACATCAATTAAAAAAAGACCTTTACCAAATTCCTCTGATTCACTTAATGTTACGAGCGAAGATATTTGTCTAGCCAATATAGAAATATCAAACTACAAATCGAATCTTATTCCATGTCAGGTATCTTTATCATCAATTTCTAAAAATGGTAGAGGATTTAGTTTAGAAATATATGGAAGCGAAGGTTCACTTATTCTTAAAAGCGAGAACCAAAAAGATTATGTACATGGTTTTAATTTGAAATATTCAAACAACGAAAATAAAATACAAAATCTAACTTCAGATTCAAGTTTTAATTTTGAAAAAACATGGACTGACGGAAGGATAGCTCCAGTTTTGAGGATTCAAAATTTATGGGCTGAGAGTATTTTTAATCAAACTCCCATCATTCCAGGATTATGCGAGGGACTTGCCAGTCATAAAGTTTGCGAAGCCATAAGAGAATCCTCGAGAAGTGGATTAAGTATCAAAATTTAA
- the accD gene encoding acetyl-CoA carboxylase, carboxyltransferase subunit beta, producing MSLIDWFAARRKDQFVGKVSQDTDEGDGLWVKCSECSQVAYRKDLISNFNVCSNCGHHNRINSDERINIISDKNSFKEFDSSLSPTDPLGFKDRRAYADRIKESQEGTGLRDGVITGFCSVNSMPLALAVMDFRFMGGSMGSVVGEKITRIIERATTENYPILIVCASGGARMQEGMLSLMQMAKISGALKKHKERNLLYMPLLTHPTTGGVTASFAMLGDLILAEPKALIGFAGRRVIEQTLREKLPDNFQTAEYLLEHGFVDVIVKRKDLKDTLTKILKIHGVKEIAEANI from the coding sequence GTGTCATTAATCGACTGGTTTGCCGCAAGGCGTAAAGATCAATTTGTTGGGAAAGTTTCTCAAGATACTGACGAGGGTGATGGTTTGTGGGTTAAATGCTCAGAATGTTCGCAAGTAGCCTATAGAAAAGACCTAATTTCAAATTTCAATGTTTGTAGTAATTGTGGACACCACAATAGGATTAATAGCGATGAAAGGATAAATATAATTTCTGATAAAAATTCATTCAAAGAGTTTGACAGTTCACTAAGTCCTACAGATCCTTTAGGTTTTAAAGATAGAAGGGCATATGCTGATCGAATTAAGGAAAGTCAAGAAGGTACAGGTTTAAGAGATGGAGTCATAACAGGTTTCTGTTCTGTAAATTCAATGCCTTTAGCATTAGCTGTTATGGATTTTAGATTTATGGGAGGATCCATGGGTTCAGTAGTTGGTGAAAAAATTACAAGGATAATTGAGAGAGCAACTACAGAAAATTACCCAATTCTTATTGTTTGCGCATCAGGTGGGGCAAGGATGCAGGAAGGTATGTTAAGTCTCATGCAAATGGCAAAAATATCTGGAGCACTAAAAAAACATAAAGAAAGAAATCTTCTATATATGCCCTTATTAACTCATCCAACCACTGGAGGGGTTACAGCTAGCTTTGCAATGTTAGGAGATTTAATCTTGGCGGAACCAAAAGCTCTTATTGGATTTGCTGGTAGAAGGGTTATTGAACAAACATTAAGAGAAAAATTACCCGATAATTTTCAGACAGCTGAGTATCTTCTTGAGCATGGTTTTGTTGATGTAATAGTGAAAAGGAAAGATCTCAAAGATACTTTGACCAAAATTTTAAAAATTCATGGTGTAAAAGAAATTGCAGAAGCTAACATATAA
- a CDS encoding phosphoribulokinase → MSKRHPVVAVTGSSGAGTSTVKRAFEHIFAREDIVPAVVEGDSYHRFERMPMKKAMAEALSKGENFSHFGPEANLFDKLEELFKIYGETGGGKKRYYLHSPEEAEEHNTRLGTTLEPGQFTPWEDIPEGTDVLFYEGLHGGVEGDGYNVASYADLLVGVVPITNLEWIQKIHRDNAERGYSAETIVDTILRRMPDYINHICPQFSKTDINFQRIPTIDTSNPFICRNIPTPDESFVIIHFRKGAREKWGIDFQYLLGMIHDSFMSSPTSIVVNGGKMGFAMELILTPIIHKMIEEKNKG, encoded by the coding sequence ATGTCAAAACGCCATCCAGTAGTCGCTGTAACAGGATCTTCAGGAGCAGGAACAAGTACAGTAAAAAGAGCCTTCGAGCATATTTTTGCCAGAGAAGATATTGTTCCCGCAGTTGTAGAAGGTGATAGTTACCACCGGTTTGAAAGAATGCCTATGAAAAAAGCTATGGCAGAGGCTCTTTCAAAAGGTGAAAATTTTTCTCACTTTGGTCCAGAGGCTAATCTTTTTGACAAGCTAGAAGAACTTTTTAAAATCTATGGTGAAACTGGAGGAGGGAAGAAAAGATATTATTTACATAGTCCTGAAGAAGCGGAAGAACATAATACAAGACTTGGTACAACTCTAGAACCAGGGCAATTTACTCCATGGGAAGATATTCCTGAGGGAACTGACGTACTTTTTTATGAAGGTTTACATGGCGGGGTAGAAGGTGATGGATACAATGTGGCATCATATGCTGATTTACTTGTTGGCGTTGTACCAATAACTAATTTAGAATGGATTCAGAAAATCCATAGAGATAACGCAGAAAGAGGTTACTCAGCTGAAACCATTGTGGATACTATATTGAGAAGAATGCCTGATTATATAAATCATATTTGTCCACAATTCAGTAAAACCGATATTAATTTCCAAAGAATACCCACAATTGACACTTCCAATCCTTTCATATGTAGGAATATTCCAACTCCTGATGAGAGCTTTGTGATCATACATTTCAGAAAAGGGGCAAGAGAAAAATGGGGAATTGATTTTCAATACTTGCTTGGAATGATTCACGATTCATTCATGTCAAGTCCAACCAGTATCGTTGTCAATGGTGGAAAAATGGGTTTCGCAATGGAACTTATTCTCACTCCAATAATTCATAAAATGATCGAGGAAAAAAATAAAGGATAA
- the leuB gene encoding 3-isopropylmalate dehydrogenase — protein MKKYKTVLLSGDGIGPEISEVSKKILIKLSKIHNFDIEIIEKSFGGIAYEKYGTPAPDETLDQCKKSDAVLLACVGDLKYDSLTRELRPESGLLKLRSALNLFANIRPVKIRKSLVDASTLKKEIVENVDLIVVRELIGGIYFGNPRGNITNTKIPKAFNTMVYDSAEIERITEIAIKIANQRNKKICSVDKSNVLEVSQLWRDTVFDITSKDKNISLSNMYVDNAAMQLVRDPGQFDVILTSNLFGDILSDLAAMLTGSIGMLPSASLNNNGPGVFEPVHGSAPDIAGKNIANPIAMLLSASMMLKIGLNEEEASENLETAIDKVLSKGFRTADLGDGSSEVLSCSEIGDKILDEI, from the coding sequence ATGAAGAAATATAAGACTGTTTTATTGTCAGGTGACGGAATTGGACCAGAGATTTCAGAAGTTTCAAAAAAAATTTTAATAAAGCTCTCAAAAATACATAATTTTGATATTGAAATTATTGAAAAATCATTTGGAGGGATAGCTTATGAAAAATATGGAACTCCTGCTCCAGATGAGACACTAGATCAATGCAAGAAAAGTGATGCAGTACTTTTAGCATGTGTTGGAGATCTTAAATATGACTCTCTTACAAGAGAATTAAGGCCAGAAAGTGGTTTACTTAAGTTAAGATCTGCCCTAAACCTTTTCGCGAATATTAGGCCTGTCAAAATAAGAAAATCTCTTGTAGATGCAAGTACATTAAAAAAAGAAATCGTTGAGAATGTAGATCTTATTGTTGTAAGAGAATTAATAGGCGGTATTTATTTCGGAAACCCAAGAGGAAATATAACAAATACAAAAATCCCAAAAGCTTTCAACACCATGGTTTATGATTCTGCCGAAATAGAGAGAATAACCGAAATAGCAATAAAAATTGCTAATCAAAGAAATAAAAAAATATGTTCTGTGGATAAATCAAACGTTCTTGAGGTTAGTCAATTATGGAGAGATACAGTTTTTGATATCACCTCAAAAGATAAAAATATATCTTTAAGCAATATGTACGTTGATAATGCTGCAATGCAATTAGTCAGAGATCCTGGCCAATTTGATGTAATTTTAACTAGTAATTTATTTGGTGATATTTTAAGTGATTTAGCAGCAATGTTAACTGGTTCTATTGGTATGCTTCCATCTGCATCTCTAAACAATAATGGTCCGGGGGTTTTTGAACCTGTTCACGGTTCAGCACCTGATATAGCTGGCAAAAACATCGCAAATCCTATTGCAATGCTTTTATCGGCTTCAATGATGTTGAAAATTGGATTAAATGAAGAAGAAGCCTCAGAGAATTTAGAAACTGCTATTGATAAAGTTTTATCAAAAGGATTTAGAACAGCGGATTTAGGAGATGGGTCATCAGAAGTATTATCTTGCAGTGAAATCGGAGATAAAATATTAGATGAAATTTAA
- the lpxD gene encoding UDP-3-O-(3-hydroxymyristoyl)glucosamine N-acyltransferase, producing the protein MLLSDLVDLLKKENSNFISANIVEDLNIEDAASLDEASDHQISFLEENNILKGKLDQTKASAIITSNNNEIVNALKKLNISNIIVKNPRIAFAEVLNCLYKTINIQPGINSSAVIDKTAIIGAGCHIGPNVYIGENTVIGQNNQILAGASILGNVRIGNNNIIHPNCVIYENTTIKNNIVINSNSVIGSEGFGFIPKDGKWVKMPQKGGVKIMSFVEIGTNCCIDRPAVGFTFIDEGTKLDNLVQIGHGVKIGKNCAFAAQVGIAGGAKIGDGVILAGQVGVNNRVKVGNNVIASSKCGIHCDIDDGKVISGFPAMDNKSWLRSSSIFKKLPELAKKFRQLDKQ; encoded by the coding sequence ATGCTCTTAAGTGACTTAGTTGATCTTCTTAAAAAAGAAAATTCAAATTTCATTAGTGCCAATATTGTTGAAGATTTAAATATAGAGGATGCTGCCTCTTTAGATGAAGCAAGTGATCATCAAATATCTTTTTTAGAAGAAAATAATATCCTTAAAGGAAAATTAGATCAAACCAAAGCATCAGCAATAATAACTTCCAACAATAATGAAATAGTTAATGCATTAAAGAAACTCAATATTTCTAACATAATCGTTAAAAATCCAAGAATTGCATTTGCAGAAGTATTGAATTGTTTATATAAAACTATCAACATTCAACCAGGAATTAACTCTTCAGCGGTTATAGATAAAACGGCAATAATTGGAGCAGGTTGCCATATTGGACCTAATGTCTACATAGGAGAAAATACTGTAATTGGTCAAAACAACCAAATTCTTGCTGGAGCATCAATTTTAGGAAATGTTCGGATAGGAAATAATAATATAATTCATCCAAATTGTGTTATTTACGAAAACACCACTATAAAAAATAATATTGTAATCAATTCAAATTCTGTTATTGGATCAGAGGGATTTGGTTTTATTCCTAAAGATGGCAAATGGGTAAAGATGCCTCAAAAAGGTGGTGTAAAAATAATGAGTTTTGTTGAAATTGGAACGAATTGTTGCATTGATAGGCCCGCAGTGGGGTTTACTTTCATTGATGAGGGAACCAAGTTAGATAATTTAGTCCAAATAGGTCATGGAGTTAAAATTGGCAAAAATTGCGCATTTGCTGCTCAAGTTGGTATCGCTGGAGGAGCAAAAATTGGAGATGGAGTTATACTGGCAGGCCAAGTAGGAGTTAATAATAGAGTAAAAGTTGGAAATAATGTCATAGCGAGTTCAAAATGCGGGATCCATTGTGACATAGATGATGGCAAGGTAATTAGTGGTTTCCCCGCGATGGATAATAAATCATGGCTAAGGAGTTCAAGTATTTTTAAAAAATTACCAGAATTAGCAAAAAAGTTTAGACAATTAGACAAGCAATAA